In Massilistercora timonensis, the following are encoded in one genomic region:
- a CDS encoding DUF6088 family protein produces the protein MLYEYLIKNYIPGEPIFTGDIQIPGMTEENLRYHLKKYADSGTICRFEPGVYYFPKTGILGEKLSLSADTVAVHKYIMRRGRRVGYYSGYTLANRMGLSVQVPYTQEISSNFAPASVRKIMIKNRPYIIRRPVAEVTEENVSVLQFLDCLKDIEKSSEIELETCGRILTEYARRNGITKKRIDQFIAKYPVKIYKAIYETGVEYVSS, from the coding sequence ATGTTATATGAATATTTGATAAAAAATTATATTCCGGGAGAACCGATTTTTACAGGAGATATTCAGATTCCGGGGATGACAGAAGAAAATCTCAGATATCATTTGAAAAAATATGCAGACAGCGGAACAATATGCCGATTTGAGCCGGGAGTATACTATTTTCCAAAGACAGGTATTCTGGGTGAAAAGTTGTCTCTTTCTGCAGATACAGTAGCTGTTCATAAATATATCATGCGGAGGGGAAGACGAGTTGGATATTATTCCGGGTATACGTTGGCAAACCGTATGGGATTATCTGTGCAGGTTCCATATACACAGGAAATAAGCAGCAATTTTGCCCCTGCATCAGTAAGAAAAATAATGATCAAAAACAGACCGTATATTATCAGAAGGCCTGTGGCAGAAGTAACGGAAGAAAATGTATCGGTATTACAATTCCTTGATTGTCTGAAAGATATTGAGAAAAGTTCAGAAATAGAGTTGGAGACATGTGGAAGGATTCTGACAGAATATGCCAGAAGGAACGGCATTACCAAGAAGAGGATCGATCAGTTTATAGCAAAGTATCCTGTTAAGATCTATAAGGCTATTTATGAGACGGGGGTAGAGTATGTATCTTCATGA